In Paroedura picta isolate Pp20150507F chromosome 1, Ppicta_v3.0, whole genome shotgun sequence, the following are encoded in one genomic region:
- the LOC143826696 gene encoding uncharacterized protein LOC143826696 — protein sequence MFDHDLIKVSLMFLTLVTYTSMVVMNEGAASGAFKGIFQADSRNLSRRFDTDFTPAPWALQIWNVIYLWQYVWLGYVLSRFFRRNEAGWVYLQPDILPNSFFFVWMLNNILNIQWLFLWDGMHLLPCLLMMVLLTLSSYIVVIISHQALHPHTNWLQKHDYIDLLLIRLLVQNGIALYATWTTMTTLLNFTIVLVYMGNVANETATIISLCILFFGLIGWFILENFVLDKYVRHNFTIYPGVLLALTGVWKKKPVSYPPNSINVLIVLLLVVTGGLGAIRLIVASDRNRKESLNEDSPSQVSSEA from the exons ATGTTTGACCATGACCTGATCAAGGTCAGCTTGATGTTCTTGACGCTGGTGACCTACACGAGCATGGTGGTGATGAATGAAGGTGCAGCTTCCGGAGCTTTCAAAG GAATATTTCAAGCTGATAGTAGGAACCTCTCTCGCCGCTTTGACACGGACTTCACGCCGGCCCCCTGGGCTTTGCAGATCTGGAACGTCATCTACCTCTGGCAATACGTGTGGCTGGGATACGTGTTATCCAGGTTCTTTAGAAG GAATGAAGCTGGCTGGGTCTACTTGCAGCCGGACATCCTGCCAAATTCTTTCTTCTTCGTCTGGATGCTGAACAACATCTTGAACATCCAATGGCTGTTTCTGTGGGATGGAAT gcATTTGCTTCCATGCTTGCTCATGATGGTCCTTCTCACGCTCTCCAGTTATATTGTCGTCATTATTTCCCACCAGGCTTTGCACCCGCATACAAATTGGCTACAGAAGCACGACTATATAGATCTATTGCTCATCCGGTTATTG GTACAAAATGGAATTGCTCTTTACGCTACGTGGACCACAATGACCACACTCCTGAACTTCACCATTGTGTTGGTCTACATGGGGAATGTGGCCAATGAAACTGCAACCATCATCTCTCTGTGCATCTTGTTCTTTGGACTGATTGGGTG GTTCATTCTGGAAAACTTCGTACTGGATAAATACGTGCGTCACAATTTTACGATCTACCCAGGTGTCCTTCTGGCGCTGACTGGAGTTTGGAAAAAGAAGCCTGTCTCTTACCCTCCAAACTCGATCAACGTCTTAATAG ttTTGCTCCTGGTTGTGACTGGCGGTTTGGGGGCCATCCGGCTGATAGTGGCCTCTGACAGAAACCGAAAAGAGTCTCTGAATGAGGATTCGCCTTCGCAAGTGTCCTCTGAGGCCTGA